One segment of Thermodesulfobacteriota bacterium DNA contains the following:
- a CDS encoding IPTL-CTERM sorting domain-containing protein: MRYLFSALVVFTMLFSFTLQGSAAGIRLLGIAQEANDPNDDGQIPEIEFNMDEEEEFPQAMLYEIDPATGAVTPIGKTGFFGCAGLDFEPATDRAFAVCLRLPEDEDNGPPVGEEVSPEARMEEDDNGQLLVEIDIATGQGTLIGSLGIQSELIVTDISFRSDGTLFAIVNGLSGVLIGGGGGNQGLNRLIDPEEEDEVLATIDTLTGKASLVGLTGTGRSFDAIGFSAMDQLYHTTDRLVNTGDVNMLNAAIGSAIKLAALNIPPEAPELVAISTLDAHPGTGELFGMLVEFITPDFRPPGDLELEGRVEFMSGSNLIKLNAQTGDIEVIGLSTGPFNQMGAIAFLGREELEVPTMSEWGLIITGVLLLGAAAIYLRRRQLQQ; this comes from the coding sequence ATGAGATATTTATTTAGCGCTTTAGTTGTTTTTACAATGCTTTTTTCATTTACTTTACAAGGCAGTGCTGCAGGCATAAGGCTACTAGGAATAGCACAGGAGGCCAATGATCCAAATGATGATGGCCAGATACCTGAAATAGAATTCAACATGGATGAAGAGGAAGAGTTTCCTCAAGCAATGCTCTATGAAATTGACCCCGCGACAGGAGCAGTTACACCTATAGGAAAGACAGGGTTTTTTGGTTGCGCAGGGCTTGATTTCGAGCCGGCAACTGATAGAGCTTTTGCCGTCTGTCTAAGATTACCGGAGGATGAAGACAATGGGCCTCCCGTAGGCGAAGAAGTATCTCCAGAAGCCAGAATGGAAGAAGATGACAATGGACAGCTATTAGTAGAGATTGATATAGCAACGGGTCAAGGAACACTAATAGGTTCTTTAGGAATTCAGTCTGAACTTATTGTCACTGATATATCATTTAGATCAGACGGCACTCTTTTTGCCATAGTAAACGGTCTTTCTGGAGTTCTCATTGGTGGCGGCGGGGGTAACCAGGGTTTAAACAGACTTATAGATCCTGAAGAAGAAGATGAGGTTCTTGCTACAATTGATACCCTAACCGGCAAAGCCTCTCTTGTAGGTCTGACGGGAACAGGACGATCATTTGATGCGATCGGGTTTTCAGCCATGGACCAGCTATATCATACAACTGATAGGTTAGTTAACACGGGCGATGTTAACATGCTAAATGCTGCTATAGGTAGTGCCATTAAATTAGCCGCACTAAACATTCCACCAGAAGCTCCGGAGCTTGTTGCCATAAGTACTTTGGATGCACATCCGGGAACTGGTGAGCTCTTTGGTATGCTTGTAGAGTTTATTACTCCTGATTTTCGACCACCTGGAGATTTAGAACTTGAGGGCAGAGTAGAATTTATGTCTGGCTCAAACTTAATAAAGTTAAATGCACAGACTGGAGATATTGAGGTAATTGGACTCTCAACCGGGCCATTTAACCAAATGGGCGCCATAGCCTTTTTAGGTAGAGAGGAACTGGAAGTGCCTACAATGTCTGAATGGGGTCTTATCATCACAGGTGTTTTACTCTTAGGTGCAGCAGCAATTTATCTTAGAAGAAGACAACTACAACAATAA
- a CDS encoding PPOX class F420-dependent oxidoreductase, whose amino-acid sequence MALDEFVQKLIKDSIAFASVATLMSDGSPQVSVMWVDTDGEHILLNTAEGRVKTDNFRQDPRVALAIVDSENPYRQAMIRGKVVEETHDGAFEHTDVLAKKYIGQDKYPYHQEGDVRVIFKIKPDSVYKIDM is encoded by the coding sequence ATGGCACTAGACGAGTTTGTACAAAAACTTATTAAAGACTCAATCGCATTTGCCTCCGTGGCAACCCTTATGTCTGACGGCTCCCCACAGGTAAGCGTTATGTGGGTAGACACAGACGGCGAGCACATTTTACTAAACACTGCAGAGGGACGTGTTAAAACAGATAATTTCAGACAGGACCCAAGAGTCGCACTTGCAATAGTTGATTCTGAGAACCCCTACCGTCAGGCAATGATAAGGGGAAAAGTGGTTGAAGAAACCCATGATGGTGCGTTTGAGCATACAGATGTTTTGGCGAAGAAGTACATTGGGCAGGATAAATACCCATATCATCAAGAGGGCGATGTAAGGGTGATTTTTAAAATTAAGCCCGACAGTGTTTATAAAATAGATATGTAA
- a CDS encoding nuclear transport factor 2 family protein, which yields MSDNAVQKFLSALFNQDLDQAIEAVHEDAVFSAPGPDTVPNYRTFHGKKGAREFIAILGELFDTEAFEVYEFIEKDDYVFAIGLMKHRV from the coding sequence ATGAGCGATAATGCAGTTCAAAAATTTTTATCAGCCCTTTTCAATCAGGATCTAGATCAGGCGATTGAAGCTGTACATGAAGACGCCGTGTTCTCAGCCCCTGGGCCCGACACCGTCCCTAACTATAGAACTTTTCATGGCAAGAAGGGAGCAAGAGAATTTATTGCCATCCTAGGCGAGCTCTTTGATACAGAGGCATTTGAGGTATATGAATTCATAGAAAAAGACGATTATGTATTTGCCATTGGGCTTATGAAACACCGAGT
- a CDS encoding IPTL-CTERM sorting domain-containing protein yields the protein MRILLSSLIVLLIAVSFGFSLSANAELYATSQAVEAFEVEEQQSFLNKIDPDTGEPTRIGGMGVQDCIGLDFEPITNRLFGVCERLKENPDMPILIGPDNPELAPETRVDPEDVGQILVLIDVETGMATEIGPLGISPDQTDSGVTDISFNPNGVLFGVVTSFPDNPGDGGMEVIDEEIILNPEARVLPEITEATLLRINTTTGEASIVGATGTGGIFGTIGHSPIGKLYHTAENFEDAATHMLNESTALASKLADIVYPVGPESLRLIYSMDFSTEKNKLFSMLLIFPQQPDGRDLTDDELAPRVDFSIPGFYLTTIDPQTGVISGVGPTDLIDADGNPPEFFGAIAALNQDERQVPTMSEWGLIITGVLFLGAAVVYLRRRKQIMEG from the coding sequence ATGAGAATTCTTTTAAGTTCACTCATAGTTTTACTCATAGCTGTATCATTTGGATTTTCTTTAAGTGCCAACGCTGAGCTTTACGCTACCTCTCAAGCGGTAGAAGCATTTGAGGTGGAAGAGCAACAATCTTTTCTAAACAAGATTGATCCTGATACAGGAGAGCCAACCAGAATAGGTGGGATGGGAGTTCAAGATTGTATCGGATTAGATTTTGAACCTATAACAAATAGGCTTTTTGGTGTATGTGAAAGATTGAAAGAAAATCCTGATATGCCAATACTTATTGGACCAGACAACCCAGAATTAGCTCCAGAGACTAGAGTAGACCCTGAGGACGTAGGTCAGATACTGGTTTTAATTGATGTAGAGACTGGTATGGCGACTGAGATAGGGCCTTTGGGCATAAGCCCGGATCAGACCGACTCAGGAGTGACAGACATTTCCTTTAATCCAAACGGAGTATTATTTGGTGTAGTGACGTCATTTCCTGATAATCCGGGGGATGGTGGAATGGAAGTCATTGATGAAGAAATAATATTAAACCCTGAAGCTAGAGTGCTTCCGGAGATTACAGAAGCCACTCTTCTCAGAATTAACACTACGACTGGTGAAGCTTCAATCGTCGGCGCAACTGGAACCGGAGGAATCTTTGGAACAATTGGACACTCCCCTATAGGAAAACTTTATCATACGGCAGAGAACTTCGAAGATGCAGCAACTCATATGCTAAATGAAAGCACAGCCCTTGCAAGTAAACTTGCGGACATAGTTTATCCTGTTGGTCCAGAGTCTCTTCGCCTGATCTATTCAATGGACTTTTCCACAGAAAAGAACAAATTATTCTCAATGCTCCTCATATTCCCTCAGCAACCAGATGGTCGAGATCTAACAGATGATGAACTTGCACCCAGGGTTGATTTTTCAATCCCAGGTTTTTATTTAACCACTATAGACCCTCAAACAGGTGTGATTAGCGGGGTCGGGCCAACAGACTTAATTGATGCAGATGGCAACCCGCCCGAATTCTTTGGTGCTATAGCGGCTTTAAACCAAGACGAGAGACAAGTTCCAACCATGTCTGAGTGGGGACTGATTATCACTGGCGTACTATTCTTAGGAGCGGCGGTAGTTTACCTAAGAAGAAGGAAGCAAATAATGGAGGGATAA